A single window of Synechococcus sp. C9 DNA harbors:
- a CDS encoding rhomboid family intramembrane serine protease gives MADTVTPMFPLYDDNPTGRTPVMTYGLITVCVVVFFYQVGLEAAELKPFIQTWAVIPRELFTHFDREWFTLVSSQFLHGGLWHLAGNMWFLWLFGNNLEDVLGRGPFLCFYLLCGAVAAFVQAGVTAHSGIPLIGASGAIAGVMGGYIVRFPHAQIHTLLILVIFITVIRIPAVVYLGFWIVFETLRAAATEPGMPGIAYLAHVAGFLAGAVLLPLWPERRD, from the coding sequence GTGGCAGACACCGTTACTCCTATGTTTCCCCTTTACGACGATAACCCAACCGGGCGTACCCCGGTGATGACCTACGGGCTGATCACGGTATGTGTGGTGGTTTTTTTCTACCAGGTGGGATTGGAGGCGGCGGAATTAAAACCCTTTATCCAAACCTGGGCGGTGATTCCCCGGGAATTGTTTACCCATTTTGACCGAGAGTGGTTTACCCTGGTGAGTTCCCAATTTCTGCACGGCGGGCTGTGGCATCTGGCGGGGAATATGTGGTTTCTCTGGCTGTTTGGGAATAATTTGGAAGATGTGTTGGGACGCGGGCCGTTTTTATGCTTTTACCTGCTGTGTGGGGCGGTGGCCGCCTTTGTCCAAGCGGGGGTTACGGCTCATTCCGGCATACCCCTGATCGGTGCCAGCGGGGCGATTGCCGGGGTGATGGGGGGCTATATCGTGCGGTTTCCCCACGCCCAGATTCACACCCTGTTGATTTTGGTAATTTTTATCACGGTGATTCGTATTCCGGCGGTGGTCTATCTGGGATTCTGGATCGTTTTTGAGACCCTGCGGGCGGCGGCGACGGAACCGGGAATGCCGGGGATTGCCTATCTTGCCCATGTGGCGGGGTTTTTGGCGGGGGCGGTGCTGTTGCCCCTGTGGCCGGAACGGCGGGATTGA
- a CDS encoding response regulator transcription factor, producing MQAVELTDAPAPVALTEANRILVVEDEDLIREMLQLSLTEEGYCVTAVADGRAALGLLLQTEPSQALPPFDLVVLDLMLPQVNGLDLCRLLRRQGNATPILILSARGSETDRVLGLEVGADDYLIKPFSTRELIARCRALLRRQKQNYLPQPTVLHYKDIYCYPQQCRVTVRGEVVNLSPKEFRLLELFMNYPRRVWSRESLLDRVWGSDFVGDSKTVDVHIRWLRQKLERDPSHPEYILTVRGFGYRFG from the coding sequence ATGCAGGCCGTGGAACTGACGGATGCGCCCGCACCGGTGGCATTAACTGAAGCCAACCGGATTTTGGTGGTGGAAGATGAGGACTTGATTCGGGAAATGCTCCAGCTTTCCCTGACGGAGGAAGGCTATTGTGTCACGGCGGTGGCGGATGGGCGGGCGGCCTTAGGGCTATTGCTCCAGACGGAACCCAGCCAGGCATTGCCCCCCTTTGATTTGGTGGTTTTGGATTTGATGTTGCCCCAGGTGAATGGTTTGGATTTGTGCCGTCTCCTGCGCCGCCAGGGAAATGCCACGCCGATTTTGATCCTCAGTGCCCGGGGGAGCGAAACCGACCGGGTGTTGGGGTTGGAGGTGGGGGCGGATGATTATCTGATCAAACCCTTTAGTACCCGGGAATTGATCGCCCGGTGTCGGGCCCTCCTGCGGCGGCAAAAGCAAAACTACCTGCCCCAACCCACTGTTTTACATTATAAAGACATTTACTGCTACCCCCAACAGTGCCGGGTGACGGTGCGGGGGGAGGTGGTGAATTTGTCCCCCAAGGAATTTCGCCTGCTGGAACTGTTTATGAACTATCCCCGCCGGGTTTGGTCCCGGGAAAGTTTGCTGGACCGGGTGTGGGGGTCGGACTTTGTGGGGGACAGCAAAACGGTAGATGTGCACATCCGCTGGTTGCGCCAAAAACTGGAGCGTGACCCCAGCCACCCGGAATACATCCTGACGGTGCGGGGCTTTGGCTACCGCTTTGGGTGA
- a CDS encoding class I SAM-dependent methyltransferase — MSATIRPGEVFAHARDFDQGIRRLLPHYDQLLTALSWCVPPEAQRVLDLGCGTGNLSARILERLPQVQIMAMDYSPAMIQQAQGKLPPAQTTFITADFGAWAVNPQDFPPIEPVDACVSSLAIHHLSDAMKGQLFRQIFAHLRPGGCFWNADPVLAPHPHSAALYQRVRQECTPSELIPERGIVHTCGTSSQDQLATLATQLELLRAAGFVGVDGVWQWFGVAIFGGYVPV; from the coding sequence GTGTCTGCCACGATTCGACCAGGGGAAGTATTTGCCCACGCCAGGGACTTTGACCAGGGCATCCGCCGGTTGCTTCCCCATTATGACCAGCTTTTGACCGCCTTGAGTTGGTGTGTGCCCCCGGAGGCGCAGCGGGTGTTGGACTTGGGGTGCGGCACGGGTAATCTCAGCGCCCGTATCCTCGAACGGTTGCCCCAGGTGCAGATCATGGCGATGGACTATTCCCCGGCGATGATCCAGCAGGCACAGGGGAAATTACCCCCAGCGCAAACCACCTTCATCACCGCCGATTTTGGGGCGTGGGCGGTCAACCCCCAGGATTTTCCCCCCATTGAGCCGGTGGATGCCTGCGTGTCCTCCCTGGCGATTCACCACCTGAGCGATGCCATGAAGGGGCAGTTGTTCCGGCAGATTTTTGCCCACCTGCGCCCCGGCGGTTGTTTTTGGAATGCCGACCCGGTGTTGGCACCCCATCCCCACAGTGCCGCCCTGTACCAACGGGTGCGTCAGGAATGTACCCCCAGCGAACTCATCCCGGAACGGGGCATCGTACACACCTGCGGCACCTCCAGCCAAGACCAGTTGGCAACCCTGGCAACCCAATTGGAATTACTCAGAGCCGCCGGATTTGTGGGGGTGGATGGGGTCTGGCAATGGTTTGGCGTGGCAATCTTTGGTGGCTATGTACCCGTCTAA
- a CDS encoding ATP-binding protein, translating to MEWSLLLLGLGLGGAVGWGLSRWRMPPPSLAWAEMIQGLPCGCLVVDEENQLILCNPAARELLSLHRWQPEQPRLLLELVRSYELDQLIQRTRSHTTPCTEEWAFYPPAGESAPLPIALRATAQRLSQGQVVVFLENRQTLVELSQARERWVTDLTHELKTPLTAMRLVAEALHQRLEPPLQTWVTRLLGELDRLIHLVQNWLEVAQGRSPVRNPTPVDVVALVQTVWQALEPLAQRKNLTLDYLGPACLWLKGDELRLYRMFCNVLDNSIKYSPPGGTIHVRITPQAVHQRVEIDVIDEGAGFPTADLPHLFERFYQGQRDAQWQESGTGLGLAIVRQIVVAHGGDVQASNHPQWGGAWLRIQLPWTAEPWSGEDTPPVKER from the coding sequence ATGGAATGGAGCCTGCTGTTGCTCGGGCTGGGGCTGGGCGGTGCGGTGGGGTGGGGGTTGAGCCGCTGGCGGATGCCTCCCCCGTCGTTGGCCTGGGCGGAAATGATCCAAGGTTTGCCCTGCGGTTGTCTGGTGGTGGATGAGGAAAATCAACTGATCCTGTGTAACCCGGCGGCGAGGGAGTTGCTGAGTTTACACCGTTGGCAACCGGAACAACCCCGCCTCCTGCTGGAATTGGTGCGCTCCTACGAACTGGACCAACTGATCCAACGCACCCGCAGTCACACCACTCCCTGTACGGAGGAATGGGCCTTTTATCCACCGGCGGGGGAATCCGCTCCCCTCCCCATTGCCCTGCGGGCTACAGCCCAACGGCTGTCCCAGGGGCAGGTGGTGGTGTTTTTGGAAAACCGGCAAACCCTGGTGGAACTCAGCCAAGCCCGGGAACGGTGGGTGACGGATTTGACCCACGAACTGAAAACCCCCTTGACCGCCATGCGATTGGTGGCGGAGGCTTTACACCAACGGCTAGAACCGCCCCTGCAAACCTGGGTCACCCGCCTGCTGGGGGAATTGGACCGCCTGATTCATTTGGTACAGAATTGGCTGGAAGTGGCGCAGGGACGTAGTCCGGTTCGCAACCCCACCCCGGTGGATGTGGTCGCCCTGGTGCAGACGGTTTGGCAGGCTCTGGAACCCCTCGCCCAACGCAAAAATCTCACCCTGGACTACCTTGGTCCAGCCTGTCTCTGGCTGAAGGGGGATGAACTGCGCCTGTACCGGATGTTCTGCAATGTGCTGGACAACAGCATTAAATATAGTCCGCCGGGGGGCACGATTCATGTGCGGATTACCCCCCAAGCGGTTCACCAGCGGGTAGAGATTGATGTCATTGACGAGGGAGCGGGGTTTCCCACCGCCGACTTGCCCCATCTGTTTGAGCGATTTTACCAAGGGCAACGGGATGCCCAATGGCAGGAAAGCGGCACGGGACTGGGGCTGGCCATCGTCCGCCAAATTGTCGTGGCGCATGGGGGGGACGTGCAGGCGAGCAACCATCCCCAATGGGGCGGGGCATGGCTACGCATTCAACTGCCCTGGACGGCAGAGCCTTGGTCTGGGGAAGATACACCACCCGTCAAGGAGCGGTAG
- the larB gene encoding nickel pincer cofactor biosynthesis protein LarB has protein sequence MGSGNGLAWQSLVAMYPSNLGDFAHLDWDRAARTGIPEVVWGLGKTPEQIATILQQMYERNGLALATRISPSVAQVIQGQIHNQLSNSPLTYDSLGETLVLGTPTVRHAGLVGVITAGTADQKVAQEALVTLHYLGFQSQSFRDVGVAGIQRLLQRWAEIQPCDVLIVVAGMEGALPSVVAGLSSVPVIGVPTSIGYGAQWQGLAPLLTMLNSCAPGLAVVNIDNGFGAAVLAGKILRLLARRGEGC, from the coding sequence ATGGGGTCTGGCAATGGTTTGGCGTGGCAATCTTTGGTGGCTATGTACCCGTCTAATCTGGGGGATTTTGCCCATTTGGACTGGGATCGTGCCGCCCGCACCGGCATTCCTGAAGTGGTGTGGGGGTTGGGGAAAACGCCAGAACAAATTGCTACGATTTTACAGCAAATGTATGAACGCAATGGTCTAGCACTGGCAACCCGGATCAGCCCATCAGTGGCGCAGGTCATTCAAGGTCAAATTCACAACCAATTAAGTAACAGTCCTCTGACCTATGACTCCCTGGGGGAAACCCTGGTGCTGGGTACGCCAACAGTACGCCATGCGGGGTTGGTGGGGGTGATTACGGCGGGGACGGCGGATCAAAAGGTGGCGCAGGAAGCCCTGGTCACCCTGCACTATCTGGGGTTTCAGAGCCAGTCCTTTCGGGATGTGGGGGTGGCGGGAATACAGCGGTTGCTCCAGCGGTGGGCGGAGATACAGCCCTGCGATGTGCTAATTGTGGTGGCGGGGATGGAGGGGGCACTGCCTTCGGTGGTGGCGGGGTTAAGTTCGGTGCCGGTGATTGGCGTGCCGACCAGTATTGGCTACGGGGCGCAGTGGCAGGGATTAGCACCTCTATTAACCATGCTGAATAGCTGTGCGCCGGGGCTGGCGGTGGTGAACATTGACAATGGGTTTGGGGCGGCAGTCCTGGCGGGGAAAATTCTGCGTTTGCTGGCTCGGCGGGGGGAGGGATGTTAA